From the Maioricimonas rarisocia genome, one window contains:
- a CDS encoding class I fructose-bisphosphate aldolase — translation MSHWIEDLLGVEAPSLLEHECRTIDQSRLSLPGPDFIDAVVTQSDRNARVLRNLSSIFQHGRLAGTGYVSILPVDQGVEHSAGASFAPNPDYFDPENIVRLAIEGGCNAVASTFGVLGQVARKYAHKIPFLVKINHNELLTYPTHYDQILFGQVDQAFDMGAVAVGATIYFGSPEADRQITEVAECFARAHELGMACFLWCYLRNSAFKNGTDYHVSADLTGQANHLGVTLQADVIKQKQAENNGGYNMVNFGKTSPLVYDELTSDHPIDLCRYQVACCYMGRVGLINSGGASSGSDDLVQAVRTAVINKRAGGTGLISGRKAFQRPMSEGVQLLNRIQDVYMDDNVTIA, via the coding sequence ATGTCACACTGGATCGAAGACCTGCTGGGGGTCGAAGCTCCCAGTCTGCTGGAGCATGAGTGTCGCACGATTGACCAGTCGCGGTTGAGTCTGCCGGGGCCCGATTTCATCGATGCGGTCGTCACCCAGAGCGACCGCAATGCCCGTGTCCTGCGGAACCTCAGTTCAATCTTTCAGCACGGTCGCCTTGCGGGGACCGGATACGTCTCGATCCTGCCGGTCGATCAGGGAGTCGAGCATTCCGCCGGTGCGTCCTTCGCACCCAATCCGGACTACTTCGATCCGGAGAACATCGTGCGGCTGGCGATCGAAGGGGGCTGCAATGCCGTCGCGTCCACGTTCGGCGTCCTGGGTCAGGTGGCCCGCAAGTACGCGCACAAGATCCCGTTCCTGGTGAAGATCAACCACAACGAACTGCTGACCTATCCCACCCACTACGACCAGATCCTCTTCGGGCAGGTCGATCAGGCCTTCGACATGGGAGCGGTCGCGGTCGGCGCGACAATCTACTTCGGATCGCCGGAAGCGGATCGGCAGATCACCGAAGTGGCGGAGTGTTTCGCGCGTGCGCACGAGCTGGGAATGGCCTGCTTCCTGTGGTGCTACCTGCGGAACAGCGCTTTCAAGAACGGAACCGACTACCACGTCTCGGCCGATCTGACCGGGCAGGCCAATCATCTCGGCGTCACCCTGCAGGCGGATGTCATTAAGCAGAAACAGGCCGAGAACAACGGCGGCTACAACATGGTCAACTTCGGCAAGACGTCTCCGCTGGTGTACGACGAGCTGACGTCAGATCACCCGATCGACCTCTGCCGGTACCAGGTCGCCTGCTGCTACATGGGGCGTGTGGGGCTGATCAATTCCGGCGGCGCTTCGTCCGGCTCGGACGATCTTGTTCAGGCCGTCCGGACCGCCGTCATCAACAAGCGGGCGGGAGGAACCGGGCTGATCAGCGGACGCAAGGCGTTCCAGCGCCCCATGAGCGAGGGCGTGCAGCTGCTCAACCGGATCCAGGACGTCTACATGGATGATAACGTCACGATCGCCTGA
- the hisF gene encoding imidazole glycerol phosphate synthase subunit HisF, with translation MLAKRIIPCLDVHAGRVVKGVNFVNLRDAGDPVDIAGRYEAEGADELVFLDITASHEERDIIIDVVQRTSEQVFMPLTVGGGIRTLDDIRNLLNAGCDKVSINSAAVKDPEFVRAAALRFGSQCIVVNIDPKRVQKDGKEFWDVHINGGRKPTGLEAVEWAREVERLGAGEIVLTCMDADGTKDGYDLEITRAVVDAVEIPVVASGGAGCPEHLYEAVTTGGASAALAASIFHYGEYTIEETKRYMADRGVPVRL, from the coding sequence ATGCTTGCGAAACGGATCATTCCCTGCCTGGACGTCCATGCCGGCCGCGTGGTCAAAGGGGTCAACTTCGTCAACCTGCGCGATGCCGGCGATCCCGTCGACATCGCCGGCCGCTATGAAGCTGAGGGTGCCGACGAACTCGTCTTCCTCGACATCACCGCCAGTCACGAAGAGCGGGACATCATCATCGACGTCGTGCAGCGAACCAGCGAGCAGGTCTTCATGCCGCTGACCGTTGGCGGGGGGATCCGCACGCTGGACGACATCCGCAACCTGCTCAATGCCGGCTGTGACAAGGTTTCGATCAACAGTGCCGCGGTGAAGGATCCCGAGTTCGTTCGCGCGGCGGCCCTGCGGTTCGGCAGCCAGTGCATCGTCGTCAACATTGACCCCAAGCGGGTGCAGAAGGACGGCAAGGAGTTCTGGGACGTCCACATCAACGGCGGTCGCAAGCCGACAGGGCTCGAAGCAGTCGAGTGGGCCCGCGAGGTCGAGCGGCTCGGGGCCGGCGAGATCGTGCTGACCTGCATGGATGCCGACGGCACCAAGGACGGCTACGACCTCGAGATCACCCGCGCCGTCGTCGACGCCGTCGAAATCCCCGTCGTCGCCAGTGGAGGAGCCGGTTGTCCGGAGCACCTCTACGAAGCGGTCACCACCGGCGGAGCGAGTGCCGCCCTCGCGGCAAGCATCTTCCACTACGGCGAATACACGATCGAAGAGACGAAGCGGTACATGGCGGACCGCGGCGTCCCGGTCCGGCTGTGA
- a CDS encoding SixA phosphatase family protein: MKTLLLMRHAKSSWADASMADHDRPLNDRGKRDAPRMGQWLLENDLVPELIVSSTARRARKTASRVAGGCDYTANVIRERSLYHAGPEDWYAFVQTLPGEVDRALCIGHNPGLEEFVYRLTLTYVRMPTAAIVHVRLPVESWSELDTSIDGELIDVWRPKELAG, encoded by the coding sequence ATGAAGACACTGCTGCTGATGCGGCACGCCAAGTCGAGCTGGGCCGACGCGTCGATGGCCGACCACGACCGCCCGCTGAACGATCGCGGCAAGCGGGACGCGCCCCGCATGGGGCAATGGCTGCTCGAGAACGACCTCGTGCCGGAGTTGATCGTCTCGTCGACCGCCCGCCGGGCCCGCAAGACCGCATCCCGGGTTGCCGGGGGCTGCGACTACACCGCCAACGTCATCCGGGAGCGATCGCTGTATCATGCCGGTCCGGAGGACTGGTACGCGTTCGTGCAGACTCTTCCCGGTGAAGTGGACCGGGCGCTATGCATCGGCCACAATCCGGGACTGGAAGAGTTCGTGTACCGGCTGACGCTGACTTACGTGCGGATGCCGACCGCCGCGATCGTTCACGTCCGCCTCCCCGTCGAGAGCTGGTCGGAGCTCGACACCAGCATCGACGGCGAACTGATCGACGTCTGGCGTCCCAAAGAACTGGCCGGTTGA
- the ppk1 gene encoding polyphosphate kinase 1 has product MATASDMSSNSTSKYLNRELSWLEFNQRVLDEALDPAIPLLERLKFLAITASNLDEFFRVRVGGLQLMVRQGSTRRDPSGMTPQEQLDAIAARVRQMADDQYECYRNDLEPQLAEAGMQRIRPEELTGMQRDVVEHVFDSEIHAILTPMAVTSTGEFPLLPNQNLNVCVRLAPDRETPDEDRFAVIPFAPASSRFISLPAETGYAYLLLEDAVRQFAGRFFVGETILECVPFRITRNADVSVRDDSAADLLVEMEQVLDERRTANCVRLEIADDGSDELVGFLQEALEITETETMRMAGPLDLSAFFRLTDRQGFDHLKYDSWPAQPSPDCPPGASLFDVIALQDVLLYHPYESFEPVVRLIEEAAKDPDVLSIKQTLYRTSRSSPIVEALMRAAEMGKQVTAIVELKARFDEARNIEWARALEQAGAQVIYGVKGLKTHAKTCIIVRREPEGIQRYMHFGTGNYNESTARLYSDVSLMTRDEELGDDAVAFINAITGYSQPQQYRKIAAAPIGLRDAVLEMIASETERKKQGQEARIMAKVNALVDPELIDALYEASQAGVKIQLNIRGICCLKPGVEGLSENIEVVSIVDRFLEHARIMYFHHGGEGRVYISSADWMPRNLDRRAELLVPVEDPTSRQRMIHILETYFQDTVKARRLLPDGSHERIVPTDDPPFRAQQHLYEEAREAIKRAEQQRRTLFEPHRPGEE; this is encoded by the coding sequence ATGGCCACCGCGTCTGATATGAGCAGCAACTCGACTTCGAAGTATCTCAATCGCGAACTCAGCTGGCTTGAGTTTAACCAGCGCGTGCTCGACGAAGCCCTCGATCCCGCGATCCCTCTGCTGGAACGGCTGAAATTCCTGGCGATCACCGCGTCGAACCTGGACGAGTTTTTCCGGGTCCGCGTCGGTGGCCTGCAGCTGATGGTGCGGCAGGGTTCGACGCGTCGGGATCCGTCGGGAATGACGCCGCAGGAGCAACTGGATGCGATCGCCGCCCGTGTCCGGCAGATGGCGGACGATCAGTACGAGTGTTACCGAAACGACCTGGAGCCGCAGCTGGCCGAAGCGGGCATGCAGCGTATCCGCCCGGAAGAACTGACCGGGATGCAGCGCGACGTCGTCGAGCATGTCTTCGACAGCGAGATCCACGCGATCCTGACGCCGATGGCGGTCACCTCAACCGGTGAGTTCCCGCTCCTGCCGAACCAGAATCTCAATGTCTGCGTCCGCCTGGCTCCGGACAGGGAGACGCCGGACGAAGACCGGTTTGCCGTCATTCCCTTCGCCCCGGCCTCCTCACGGTTCATCTCGCTGCCCGCAGAGACCGGCTACGCCTACCTGCTGCTGGAAGACGCGGTGCGGCAGTTCGCCGGCCGGTTCTTTGTCGGCGAGACGATCCTCGAGTGCGTCCCGTTCCGGATTACGCGTAACGCCGACGTTTCCGTCCGGGACGACTCGGCGGCCGACCTGCTCGTGGAGATGGAGCAGGTACTCGACGAACGCCGGACGGCAAACTGCGTGCGACTGGAAATCGCGGACGATGGCTCTGACGAACTGGTCGGCTTTCTGCAGGAAGCGCTGGAGATCACCGAGACCGAGACGATGCGCATGGCCGGTCCGCTGGACCTTTCGGCGTTCTTCCGGCTGACCGACCGCCAGGGGTTCGATCATCTCAAGTACGACTCGTGGCCGGCCCAGCCCTCTCCCGACTGCCCGCCCGGGGCGTCGCTGTTCGACGTCATCGCTCTGCAGGATGTGCTGCTGTACCACCCTTACGAGAGTTTCGAGCCGGTCGTAAGGCTGATCGAAGAGGCGGCCAAGGACCCGGACGTACTCTCCATCAAGCAGACCCTCTACCGGACCAGCCGCAGCAGCCCGATTGTCGAAGCGCTGATGCGGGCGGCCGAGATGGGCAAGCAGGTGACCGCGATTGTCGAACTGAAAGCCCGGTTCGACGAAGCCCGGAATATCGAATGGGCACGGGCACTCGAGCAGGCGGGCGCTCAGGTGATTTACGGCGTAAAGGGACTGAAAACGCACGCAAAAACATGCATCATCGTCCGCCGCGAACCGGAAGGAATCCAGCGGTACATGCACTTCGGCACCGGCAACTACAACGAATCGACCGCACGCCTGTACAGCGATGTGAGTCTGATGACCCGCGACGAGGAACTGGGGGACGACGCGGTCGCCTTCATCAACGCCATCACCGGCTACTCGCAGCCGCAGCAGTACCGCAAGATCGCTGCCGCTCCCATCGGGCTGCGCGACGCCGTCCTCGAAATGATCGCCAGCGAAACCGAGCGGAAGAAACAGGGGCAGGAAGCCCGGATCATGGCGAAGGTCAACGCGCTGGTCGATCCGGAGCTGATCGATGCCCTGTACGAGGCGTCGCAGGCGGGCGTGAAGATCCAGTTGAACATTCGCGGCATCTGCTGCCTGAAGCCGGGCGTTGAGGGGCTCAGCGAGAACATCGAAGTCGTCAGCATCGTGGACCGGTTTCTGGAACACGCCCGGATCATGTACTTCCATCACGGCGGAGAGGGCCGCGTCTACATCTCCAGTGCCGACTGGATGCCGCGCAACCTCGACCGTCGCGCGGAACTGCTGGTTCCCGTCGAAGACCCGACCAGCCGACAGCGGATGATCCACATTCTGGAGACGTACTTCCAGGATACGGTCAAGGCGCGGCGGCTGTTGCCGGACGGCTCACACGAACGGATCGTGCCGACCGACGATCCGCCGTTCCGGGCCCAGCAGCATCTCTACGAGGAGGCTCGCGAGGCGATCAAGCGGGCCGAGCAGCAGCGACGGACCCTGTTCGAGCCGCATCGCCCCGGTGAGGAATGA
- the nadC gene encoding carboxylating nicotinate-nucleotide diphosphorylase, giving the protein MSVQFDIEMKQVARRLVSAALQEDLHEIGDLTSQALIERHATGSVDIVARESGVLAGMPIAPLVFERGSAKVTIDSRIADGTRLSPGDVVATVSGPVRALLSGERTVLNFLTHLSGVATRTRKFVDAVAGTQATILDTRKTLPGWRNLQKYAVLCGGGANHRMGLFDAVLIKDNHLAAWRAARPHATIADAVRHARNVSPEATFVEVEVDTLEQLADALQAPPDIVLLDNMDCDQMRRAVTMRNDAAPDVLLEASGGITLATAAEIAATGVDRISVGGLTHSAPALDLAFDWSAG; this is encoded by the coding sequence GTGTCGGTCCAGTTTGACATTGAGATGAAACAGGTTGCCCGGCGGCTCGTCAGTGCCGCCCTCCAGGAGGACCTTCACGAGATCGGCGACCTGACCTCGCAGGCACTGATTGAACGGCACGCCACCGGCTCGGTCGACATCGTCGCGCGGGAAAGCGGTGTTCTGGCCGGGATGCCGATCGCTCCATTGGTGTTCGAGCGCGGCAGCGCGAAGGTCACCATCGACAGCCGGATCGCCGACGGCACGCGGCTCTCTCCCGGAGACGTCGTGGCCACCGTTTCCGGCCCTGTTCGGGCGCTGCTCTCGGGTGAGCGGACGGTGCTCAACTTCCTGACGCACCTGAGTGGCGTCGCGACCCGGACACGGAAGTTCGTCGATGCGGTGGCCGGAACGCAGGCGACGATCCTCGATACCCGCAAGACCCTCCCCGGCTGGCGGAACCTGCAGAAGTACGCGGTCCTGTGCGGCGGCGGAGCCAACCATCGCATGGGCCTGTTCGACGCCGTGCTGATCAAGGACAACCATCTGGCCGCCTGGCGGGCCGCCCGCCCCCATGCCACGATCGCCGATGCCGTCCGGCATGCCCGCAACGTCTCCCCCGAAGCGACCTTTGTCGAAGTCGAAGTCGACACGCTCGAGCAGTTGGCGGACGCTCTGCAGGCCCCACCGGACATCGTGCTGCTGGACAATATGGACTGCGATCAGATGCGCCGGGCGGTCACCATGCGAAACGACGCAGCCCCGGACGTGCTGCTGGAAGCTTCCGGTGGCATCACGCTGGCGACGGCCGCAGAGATCGCGGCCACCGGCGTCGATCGCATCAGTGTGGGCGGTCTGACCCACTCGGCCCCGGCTCTGGATCTGGCGTTCGACTGGTCCGCCGGCTGA
- a CDS encoding M3 family metallopeptidase, translated as MPTDSDGHLDNPLCTEAGLPAFDRIAPEHVVPAVRQLLERAETDLSEIEQRVQPTWAGLIEPLDEIDRRFEQTWGPVGHLFGVKNSAELREAYEAVLDDVVAFGLRSGQSEPIYKALKELRESETWDTLDEGQRRIIEQRLLAAELAGIGLTGEKRERFNEIAKELSQLGTKFSNNVLDATKAYALTITDPADAEGLPLSLRRLASQSHNRHKEEDAPEATPKEGPWRITLDGPVVVPFLQHSRNRSLREEVYRAFVTRASSGDLDNSDACRRILQLRKEKAALLGYDSFAEVSLAQKMAPDVAAVEEMLETLRSASWDPAEQDMQEIHELALASGHSGPIAHWDVAFWAERLRERRFKFTDEELRPYFPHERVLQGLFDLVERLFGIRVVAADEEAPRWNDDVRFFKVLDDDGSHIASFYYDPYSRPEDKRGGAWMDTCLGRRHVNGDLQVPVAHLVCNCTPPVGDKPSLMTFREVETLFHEFGHGLQHMLTTVDYPEAAGINGVEWDAVELPSQFMENWCYHKPTLLGMTSHYETGEPLPDDLFEKIVAARTYRAGSMMLRQLTFGMTDMQLHTAFDPDGDESVFDVQKRVMEKTSVLPMLPEDRFLCSFQHIFAGGYAAGYYSYKWAEVLSADAFGAFEDAGLDNDEAVRQTGRRFRETVLAQGGSRHPMDLFKEFRGREPSPEALLRHNGLLS; from the coding sequence ATGCCGACGGATTCTGACGGACACCTGGACAACCCTCTCTGTACCGAAGCGGGTCTGCCCGCTTTTGACCGTATTGCCCCCGAGCATGTCGTGCCCGCGGTTCGCCAGCTGCTCGAACGTGCCGAGACCGACCTGTCGGAGATCGAACAGCGGGTTCAGCCCACCTGGGCCGGCCTCATCGAACCACTCGACGAGATCGACCGCCGCTTCGAACAGACGTGGGGTCCGGTCGGGCATCTGTTTGGGGTCAAGAACTCCGCAGAACTCCGCGAAGCGTACGAAGCGGTCCTGGACGACGTTGTCGCCTTCGGCCTGCGGTCCGGGCAGAGCGAGCCGATCTACAAGGCGCTCAAGGAACTCCGGGAGAGCGAGACCTGGGACACGCTCGACGAAGGCCAGCGGAGGATCATCGAGCAGCGACTGCTGGCTGCCGAACTGGCCGGCATCGGCCTGACCGGCGAGAAGCGGGAGCGGTTCAACGAGATCGCCAAGGAACTCTCTCAACTCGGGACGAAGTTCTCCAACAACGTTCTGGACGCGACCAAGGCGTACGCCCTGACGATCACCGACCCGGCCGATGCGGAGGGTCTCCCGCTGAGCCTGCGACGACTCGCCTCGCAGTCACACAATCGCCACAAGGAGGAGGACGCTCCGGAAGCGACGCCGAAAGAAGGCCCGTGGCGGATTACGCTCGACGGTCCCGTCGTCGTGCCGTTCCTGCAGCACTCCCGGAACCGAAGCCTGCGCGAAGAGGTCTATCGGGCGTTCGTGACCCGGGCCTCTTCGGGCGACCTGGACAACAGCGACGCCTGCCGTCGCATTCTGCAGCTGCGGAAAGAGAAGGCGGCGCTGCTCGGCTACGACAGTTTCGCCGAAGTGAGCCTGGCGCAGAAGATGGCTCCGGACGTCGCGGCGGTCGAAGAGATGCTCGAAACGCTGCGGAGCGCCTCGTGGGATCCGGCCGAGCAGGACATGCAGGAGATCCACGAGCTGGCGCTCGCCTCCGGGCACTCCGGTCCCATCGCTCACTGGGACGTCGCCTTCTGGGCGGAACGTCTGCGGGAACGCCGCTTCAAGTTCACAGACGAAGAACTGCGGCCGTACTTCCCGCACGAGCGTGTGCTGCAGGGTCTGTTCGACCTGGTCGAGCGGTTGTTCGGCATCCGGGTGGTCGCGGCCGACGAAGAAGCACCGCGGTGGAACGATGACGTTCGTTTTTTCAAAGTGCTTGACGACGACGGCTCCCACATCGCGTCGTTCTACTACGACCCGTACTCGCGGCCTGAAGACAAGCGCGGCGGCGCCTGGATGGACACGTGCCTGGGTCGCCGCCACGTCAACGGCGATCTCCAGGTCCCCGTGGCTCATCTGGTCTGCAACTGCACGCCTCCGGTCGGCGACAAGCCGTCGCTGATGACGTTCCGCGAAGTCGAGACCCTCTTCCACGAATTCGGCCACGGCCTGCAGCACATGCTGACGACCGTCGACTATCCGGAAGCGGCCGGCATCAACGGCGTTGAGTGGGACGCGGTCGAACTGCCAAGCCAGTTCATGGAGAACTGGTGCTACCACAAGCCGACTCTGCTCGGCATGACCTCGCACTACGAGACCGGCGAACCGCTGCCGGACGATCTGTTCGAGAAGATCGTCGCTGCCCGCACGTATCGGGCCGGCTCGATGATGCTGCGTCAGCTGACGTTCGGCATGACGGACATGCAGCTTCACACAGCCTTCGATCCCGACGGAGACGAAAGCGTTTTCGACGTGCAGAAGCGGGTGATGGAGAAGACCTCCGTGCTGCCGATGCTCCCCGAAGACCGGTTCCTCTGCTCGTTTCAGCACATCTTCGCTGGTGGATACGCGGCGGGGTATTACAGCTACAAGTGGGCCGAAGTTCTCAGTGCCGACGCCTTCGGGGCATTCGAAGATGCCGGACTGGACAACGACGAGGCGGTTCGGCAGACCGGTCGGCGATTCCGCGAGACGGTCCTGGCCCAGGGTGGCAGCCGCCATCCGATGGACCTGTTCAAGGAGTTCCGCGGACGCGAACCGAGTCCCGAAGCACTGCTGCGGCACAATGGCCTGCTCAGTTAG
- a CDS encoding TlpA family protein disulfide reductase, with protein MPCPGLPTSFRPTALLRLLLVGLILSAPIAVATADDKPDADPYAIPEGDNPTALALYLRGLMRMFPEDRTEEGLRQHFGKLSEIATEVLSRDIDEDTALMAVRIKFGSLTILSQQLGDKDAAAELAKFTTKLKQDDRPAVAKEGERLDLILRLNRIDQLTDAEQQKLVDDVAARLQEGELDDEKLTLATQTARGLEDVDRELAASAYRLFAKYMSARGDDRLAEEVVRFEGAARRLSLPGNTMQVAGTTLEGESFELESLKGKVVLVDFWATWCPPCIAELPHLKKLYEQYHDRGFEIVGITLDENRERLDQFLAQQELPWTTLFEPDADKQGWANPNVVRYGVSAIPTAILVDQEGKVVSLRAYGEELDQKLTELLGPPPADAAATTSSTTSP; from the coding sequence ATGCCCTGTCCGGGACTTCCAACTTCGTTCCGGCCGACAGCGCTGCTCCGACTGCTGCTGGTTGGTCTGATTCTTTCTGCACCGATCGCCGTCGCCACGGCCGACGACAAACCGGACGCCGACCCCTATGCCATCCCGGAAGGGGACAACCCGACCGCCCTGGCGCTGTACCTGCGCGGGCTGATGCGGATGTTCCCGGAGGATCGGACCGAAGAAGGGCTCCGTCAGCATTTCGGCAAGCTCAGCGAGATTGCCACCGAAGTGCTCTCCCGCGACATCGACGAAGACACGGCACTGATGGCGGTCCGCATCAAGTTCGGTTCGCTGACCATCCTGTCGCAGCAACTTGGTGACAAGGATGCCGCTGCAGAGCTGGCGAAGTTCACCACGAAACTGAAGCAGGACGACCGTCCTGCCGTCGCGAAGGAAGGGGAGCGGCTCGATCTCATTCTGCGGCTCAATCGCATTGATCAGCTGACCGATGCCGAGCAGCAGAAGCTCGTCGACGACGTCGCCGCCCGACTGCAGGAAGGGGAACTGGACGATGAGAAGCTGACGCTGGCGACCCAGACGGCCCGGGGGCTCGAGGACGTTGACCGCGAACTGGCCGCCTCGGCGTACCGACTGTTCGCCAAGTACATGTCGGCTCGCGGCGACGATCGCCTTGCCGAAGAAGTCGTTCGCTTCGAAGGGGCGGCCCGCCGCCTGAGCCTGCCCGGCAACACGATGCAGGTTGCAGGCACGACCCTCGAAGGCGAATCGTTCGAGCTCGAGAGTCTGAAGGGAAAAGTCGTGCTCGTTGACTTCTGGGCGACCTGGTGCCCCCCCTGTATCGCCGAACTGCCGCATCTTAAGAAGCTTTACGAGCAGTACCATGACCGCGGCTTCGAGATCGTCGGCATCACGCTCGACGAGAATCGCGAGCGCCTCGACCAGTTCCTCGCTCAGCAGGAACTCCCCTGGACGACGCTGTTCGAGCCGGATGCCGACAAGCAGGGCTGGGCGAATCCGAACGTGGTCCGGTATGGCGTCTCAGCCATTCCGACCGCCATTCTCGTTGATCAGGAAGGGAAGGTCGTTTCGCTCAGGGCGTACGGCGAAGAACTCGACCAGAAGCTGACCGAACTTCTCGGTCCGCCACCCGCCGACGCGGCTGCCACCACGTCGTCGACAACCTCTCCGTAG
- a CDS encoding peroxiredoxin: MSAQVGQLAPTFSVQAYDRTKDGADDQFLNVSLSDLRGKWVCLFFYPLDFTFVCPTELVAFNNALDEFEDRDCTVLTASTDSVFSHKGWCDSHSDLANLKYLMLADTTHELSRDYGVLKSDQGIAYRGIFLIDPNGVVRWSAIHDLSVGRNVDEVLRVLDALQTDKLCPCNWKKGEETLS, translated from the coding sequence ATGAGTGCGCAAGTTGGCCAGCTGGCTCCGACGTTTTCCGTGCAGGCGTATGACCGGACCAAAGACGGCGCGGACGATCAGTTTCTGAACGTGTCGCTGTCCGACCTGCGGGGCAAGTGGGTCTGCCTGTTCTTCTATCCCCTCGACTTCACGTTCGTCTGCCCGACGGAACTGGTCGCCTTCAACAACGCTCTGGACGAGTTCGAAGACCGTGACTGCACGGTCCTGACCGCCAGCACCGACAGCGTCTTCTCCCACAAGGGATGGTGCGACAGCCACAGCGACCTGGCGAACCTCAAGTACCTCATGCTCGCCGACACCACCCACGAACTGTCGCGCGACTATGGCGTGCTGAAGTCCGACCAGGGGATCGCCTACCGCGGCATCTTCCTGATCGACCCGAACGGTGTCGTCCGCTGGTCGGCCATTCACGACCTGAGCGTCGGCCGCAACGTCGATGAAGTCCTTCGCGTCCTGGACGCCCTGCAGACCGACAAGCTCTGTCCCTGCAACTGGAAGAAGGGCGAAGAAACCCTCAGCTGA
- a CDS encoding LysR family transcriptional regulator, producing the protein MELQQLRYFSAVAEHLNFTRAARACGISQPSLSQQIQKLEGELGQMLFERTGRQVRMTDAGRTLQASARRILAAVADAERALREPDAASPLRVGAIPTVAPYLLPEVVRTFRRSWKESPLLVQEDLTAHLIRDCLADELDLAVIALPVPADGLQTAELMTEELLVALPSRHPLQSKRQLSPADLQSEPFIQLDEMHCLGEQLGSWCRRNDFRPATTCHSAQLLTVQEFVALGQGISLIPEMARRNDRSKRRSYRRLTGGGPTRTLVLVWRQGRFRSPAFDGLVQTFQECCSELAAATGDVA; encoded by the coding sequence ATGGAACTGCAGCAACTTCGTTATTTCTCAGCCGTCGCCGAGCACCTCAACTTCACCCGGGCCGCTCGTGCCTGCGGAATCTCGCAACCCTCGCTGAGCCAACAGATTCAGAAGCTCGAGGGAGAACTGGGGCAGATGCTGTTCGAACGGACCGGCCGGCAGGTGCGGATGACCGATGCCGGTCGTACGCTGCAGGCGAGTGCACGCAGGATCCTGGCTGCTGTCGCCGATGCTGAGCGGGCCCTGCGCGAGCCGGATGCCGCCAGTCCGCTGCGCGTCGGGGCCATCCCGACCGTGGCACCCTACCTGCTGCCGGAGGTCGTCAGAACGTTCCGACGGTCGTGGAAAGAGTCTCCGCTGCTCGTGCAGGAGGATCTGACGGCCCATCTGATCCGGGACTGCCTGGCGGACGAACTGGATCTGGCGGTGATTGCCCTGCCGGTGCCGGCGGACGGTTTGCAGACGGCCGAACTGATGACCGAAGAACTGCTTGTCGCGTTGCCCTCGCGTCATCCCCTGCAGTCGAAACGACAACTGTCGCCCGCCGATCTGCAGTCCGAGCCGTTCATCCAGCTGGACGAAATGCACTGTCTGGGTGAACAGCTGGGGAGCTGGTGTCGCCGCAACGATTTTCGGCCGGCAACGACCTGCCACAGTGCACAGCTGCTCACCGTGCAGGAATTCGTCGCGCTGGGCCAGGGGATCTCGCTGATTCCCGAGATGGCACGTCGCAATGACCGCTCGAAACGCCGCAGTTACCGGCGACTGACCGGTGGCGGCCCTACCCGCACGCTGGTGCTGGTCTGGCGACAGGGACGGTTTCGCAGTCCCGCATTCGACGGCCTCGTGCAGACGTTTCAGGAGTGCTGCAGCGAACTCGCGGCGGCGACCGGCGACGTCGCCTGA